TCGTAATTTCGGCTCGCGAAAGCTGCCAAAGCGGGCAGCGGATCTTCCTGCCCGGCGACGAAGCATCCAGCTAGAGCGCGCTCAGTTCGAGTGGAATGTCGTTCGAGCCCGCCTTCACCGTCACTCGCAAGGGACTTTGCCCCTTGTCGGAATACTTGATCGGCGACGTCACCTTGGGTGGTAAGGGTGCCGCGCCAGGCTGCAGCGGCACTTCTTCAGTCACCACCACGGTGACTACATAATCGCCCGGCAATAGCCCAGCATCGGTGCCAGTGCTGAGTTGGTATTTCCCCGATCCATCGACGACCCCATAAGCTGCCGTACCTTTTCCAACCGGATGAAAGGCAACATCCCCCTTGGTCAGCGGCGCGCCGTCGAGTTTTACGACGCCTGAAACGCTTGCCTCCAGCCCACCACAACCCGCTGCCACAAGCAACGCGACAGCAGTAACTAAAGCACCCAAACCACGAAGCGACTGCTTCAAATTCAATACATTAAGCATCATAAATTGACAACAATTTCATGACCAAGATTAGGGAGAGTGACCGCGAGCTCAAAGCCGCCTATTGATATGAGGCGAAACAATCAAACTAGGGAGGCGAAACAGCTTCTGCACCTGCTTTGGTGGCGAGCGCCTGATAGAGATTAATATCAATAGTTTGACTGATATTGCGCACACTACCATCGGCCAAAGCAAATTGAGCAATTCCCGGATGACGACTGCGAAACGTCATCACATTGGGCCAGAACGTGGGATTCGTTGGTTTAGGAAAGTAGTTAATGGGGCCGTGAGTGCTGCAGTAATCGCCGTTAGCATAATAGGCGACCGAGTGTGTGTTCTCACTCGGAACATCTTCGCCGATCATCAGCGTATTGCTGGTCCCATCGGTAACGGCCGCGAACGTTAGGCGGTCTTGATAGTTATTGCGATAGAACATGCCACTGCAGTTAATAGTATTATGGCAGTCGGCCGGACCTTGATGAATGCTGGAGCTGCCACCCATGCGATTGTTACCCAGCACCCCCTTATAACTGGTAAGAGCCACTTCAATACCACTCCACTGCGTCCGATCGGTTCGATTCTTTTTCGAGTCGGGATCCGAGGGGCAATAAAGGGCGGGGACTTGTGTTTTCATAGCATTGCGGCACTCGGCTCGCATAATTCCACCACCGGAATTGAAGTCGCCCACAAACCCAATGCTTAAAGCTTCAAACAGAGGCATTTGCTCCATTTGTGGTAAAATGGAAACTATCCACCCCTTGCCATTACGTTCAGCGGTATAGCTCGAGCCTTCTGGCCAGGGGCCGATACTAATGGGAAAGTTTTGAGTGATGTCGTGATAGTTATGAACAGCAATCCCCAGTTGTTTGAGATTGTTCGAGCACGACATACGGCGAGCAGCTTCTCGCGCAGCTTGAACAGCAGGGAGCAGCAGCGCTACAAGAACGCCAATAATCGCAATCACCACTAACAACTCGACGAGCGTAAACCCTGCAGCTCGAGCGCGACGCATACCTCACCCCTTAAAGAAAAAATGGAGCGAATTATTCAGAAACGAACAAATAGATAAGAATGCGTGAATGTTAGTTGGCGGATCGCCGCAGGGTCAAGCGAAATCACGCAATTTCAACACCCAAAGGTAGGGCGTCTACGATCGATCGTCGGTATCGATGCGGCTGATACTCTCGCGAACCAGCCAAAGCCTTAGGGCTGGTCGAGTCGCGTAATGAAGTTGCCGTTGTGAGCGACTGGCAGCAAGGCTCGGCAGGGGTGAGGAACGCAGCTGCCACGGCGACCGGCAAAGGGAGTCCAGACCATCTGAATCGCAACGTTCCAGCTATCCTCCTGATAATCAGGAACGTTTTCGTCGCCACCCGAGGTGACGTAAATAAACGTGTTCTCGAGGGCCCACTTCTGGTTGAGCTGAATCCGCAGATCGCCCCCCACGAGCCCCTGGCTTTCACCCGTGAAGCCACCGTAGATACGTCCCTCGCCGCCGCAGCGAAATTGACGCCGAAAGAAGAACGCGTAGAGGTCGGTGATCTCGAAATTCACTTCCCGGTCGACGAACGTTTGGCCAGCTGTGCCGGGTATCGTTTGACGAGCGACATCGCTGTCGTCGTTCATTCCTTGCGTGAACCAGAAGCCGAACTCATTGCATTCATTCAGGCGGTAACTGATCTCGCCGCGCAGCTGCACTAGATCGACGGCGTAGTCCCATTCGTCGTGCAGATAGTCCATCACCACCCCCATTTGCAAACCGCAATCGACGCGGCGATAGAGCCCGGCGGTCACGAACATTTGATTACGGTCGTTCTCGGTGATCGAACTGCCATCGAAGTTGCTATGCGTACCCGAGACTCCGATCTGTCCAGCAATGCCAAGCAGATAGAGAGGGGTTCCCCAGTTAAAGCCTTCATGAAATCCAAAGCTGCTGGTGCCGCCACGATTGGCTGGTCCGGTGAAGCCATGCACACCGGCGTGGAGTTCGAGTGTTTCGAGCGTAGGGCAGGGGATGCAGATGCAGCACGGCTTACCTTGGGGAGGACAGCTGGGGCATCCAAACAAACCACAGCCTCCCGGTCCGCAGACGTTACAGTCGGCCATTGGTCCCGACTGAGGCATGACGCCATAAGGGATTTCACCTTCGTAGTAGGTTTCGCCGGCCGCCAAGTGAGCTTCGCCGACAACAATCGACTCCCCCTCGGCCATGACGGTCTCGCCGGGGAATGTGTCGTAGGCAGTTTGGCGAACCGACGAGCGGACACCGGTTCCGACAGCGGTAGCATTCGACTGAGGGCGAGCTCGCTGATTCACCGCCCGACGCTCGGCACGTGGCACACGAGCTGGCGCTGGCTCGTCGTAGCCCTCTTCTTCATACTCGGCAGAAACGTCGGTCGACTGCTCGTCGTAGGCCACTTCCTGAACTTCGCGAGCCACCGGAGGACGAGCAGCACGTGCGGCAGGGCGAGTAGGGGACCACTGGGTCGGCCGACTGCTTTGAGCGAATAGCGATCCACCTGCACCTGCGAGCAGCAAGCAGATTGCCGCGAGGGTGGAGAAGTTTCGGTGGCTGATTCGCATCGCAAAGTTCCTCGAAAAACGTCGCCTCCAACCACTCGCGCCGAAGGGCTACGAGGGTGGGTGGCAGGTGGCGTTATCGGAGGAGAACCTTGAGAACTTTTGCCAAAATCGGAATATTTTTCCCGACCGGCAAAGTCTGCCGATCTTGCCCACATTCAGGTTGCTCGATCGGCAGTTTTGACTGCTAGCGGCCGCTACTGGCGATGCCTGCTACTTCGCTGGCGTTTCCGGTTTTTCGACCTTCACACCTCGCACCACGAGGTTGTCGAAATCGGCGGTATCGTCGAAGGTTCCTAGGCCAACTTGGCCCCAGACAAAGTGCTCGTCCTTAGCGGTCATCACCGGCGTTTTCATGTCGTCGAAGTAGACTTCGATCGTTCCATCAGCAACGCGACGCACAACCTTCAGTTCGTGCCAAGCATCGGTCCAAGGAGTTCCCTTGGTGGATGTCAGGCTGATCTTCGTCCGGGGAGCGTCGTTGACGATGAAAATCTGATTCGCGTGATCATCGGCCTGCTTACCGAGGTGCACATAGTAAAAATGAGCCGGGTCCTGATAGCCGAACACCAGACACGCATCCCGATGCCCATAGTCGCTGTGGGTGCTATGCACCTTCACGGTCATTTCGAGATCTCCCACGATCACGCCATCGAGAATCGCAATGTTCGTGGGGCTGCGATGAGGCGGCTTATAGCCACTCTTCTTCAGATGCTGGCTAATCACATGGGTGTCGCCATCTTTCTTATGCGACCACTGCGCGGGGTCCATCGGTTTCCACGAGTCGATTCCCTTCTCGAAATCGTCTTGGTAAACGATCTCGAGGGGCTTGGTTTCTTCCGACATCAGCGTCGTAGCGCCGGTAGCAAGCAGGAGCAGCAGAGCGGTCGATTGTGAAGCGAGTAGGCGAAGTTTCATCGGAGTGGTTCACCGCGTGAGATCGTGGGAGAGGAACAGACAACTTGCGTGCGAGCAGGTTTTCAAACCGGCTGAGGCATCAGTCAATGGAGATCTATCAAATGGAGATAGATCATACGTCTGACAAGCGCCGCGCTCGCTCGACAGACAAGCATCCCTTTACTCAGTTTTCTTGGCCTTCGGCTTTTTCTCTTCTTTGGGTTCGGCGTTGCCACCGACGGTAATCACTACCTTTTTGGCCGAAATAGCACCGGTGGTCGGGCTGATGTAGCCGTCGACTTCTACCGGATCGCCTGGGGACGCGATGGTGTAGTCGATCGATTCGACCATGATCGAAGCGTTCTCTGCGATCTTGGCAGTAAACTTTTTACGCCCGGCACTCACCGAGATATCGCCCTCTTTGATCTTCGTGAGCTGCCCCGTGATGGTTGCCCCCGAGCCTGAGTCGTCTTGCAGAATCCCGGGAGGAAAACCATCGTTGGGGGTGAAGATTTTGATGTCGGTGAGAGGCTCTTCGATCTTGGTGCCTTTGATGTTCGATGTAAAGCGAACGATCATCCCTGGCTTCAGTTGATCGAGGCGGAGCTTGCCCGTGACGTGCATCACTTGCTGCCCCGCTTTGGCCTTCACGTTGTAGGTTTTGGTGCCATCGCTCACGACGATGCCTTCGGAGGTAGCCCCGACCACAGTGCCGTTCTTGATGGCGATTCGCTTGGGTGGATCAGCCGCCAGAAGAGCCGAACCGATCGTCAGAAGCGTAGCTGCGACGGCGACTTTGGCGAGGAAGCTTTGTGGAGAAAAACGGGAATGGAGTGTCATGGCCCAAGGCTCCAAAAATCGGCGGAGAAACGAGCGAGCCAGCGATGCTGCGGGTGCGCTGGCTCGAAAGCTCGCGGTCAAACGGTAGCCCCAAAGTCTACCGGCTGGCCGGAGCCGATTCCAGCATTTCCATGCACTTCGCGCGATAAAGAGGGGGCGCAAGAAAGGCGCGCGTGGTGCTACTTTTGCGCAACTAGTTGCGCCCCTACTGGCAAAGCTTGCGCGCTTCAGCATGTGCAGCTGCTATGCGGCTGCGAACAATTTTCACGAGTTCGTCGTCGGAAAGAGATTCCATCGACTCGGGCGAAATCGGTTCGCCAATCACCACCGCCAGCCGACCGAGACGTGGGTATTTTGACTTCCTCGGCCAAACCTGCCACGCGCCGTCGATCCCTACCGGAATCAGAGGCTGCTTGCTACGTCGGGCGATGGAGCAGAACCCCGACTTGATGGGCAACAGTTCGCCATCTTCAGTGCGCGTCCCTTCCGGGAAAATCAAAACGAGTTCCCCCGCCTTCAATCGACGCAGTGTCTCTTTGATACCCGAGAGGCCGCTCCCTTCGCGGTCGATCGGAATCGCATCGAGAAATCGAATCAGCCAGCCGAAACGCCCGGTGAAGAGCGTGTCGCGAGCCAGGTAATTCATGCGCCGCGGGCAAGTCATGCCAACGAGCACCGGATCGAGATAGCTTTGATGATTCGAGCAAACGAGCCCGCCCCCTTCGAGCGGATAATGGCTGGTCCCTTGATAGCGCAGGCGATAGAAGAGGACGGCAAAGATGCGCGAGAAGATTCGAAGCGCATCGTAGAACAGCCGCTGGGCAAGTGTCCGTTTCACGATCGTTCATTCACTCCTGGCACACATAGCATCACGGAAACCTCGACTGTCAAATGCATCAGCGGCGGGCTAGCCAGCAGCCGATTGTGAAAGTGCTTGACACCTGCGAACAATCGCCTCGAGTCGCGCCACCACTTCGGCCGGCGATAGTCCATCGGTGACCACCACTTCCGAGCCCGGAGGCTGTTTCAAAGGACCCACGGCACGCGTACTATCGCGATGATCACGCAGGCTCTGCTGCTCGAGCACTTCCTCGAGCGGCGTGGTGTCGCCGCGCTCTTGCAACTGAGCATGGCGACGTCGAGCCCGCTCGAGTGGCGATGCGGTTAAGAATATCTTGCACTCGGCCTGCGGAAAGACAACTGTCCCTTGATCGCGTCCCTCGGTCACCGTGTTGCCTCGCGCTCCAATTGCTCGCTGCTGATCGACCATCAGCGAACGAACAGCCGGATTGCTCGCAGCAATGGCAACGTGCTTGTTGACAGCCTGGCTCCGAATCTCGGCGGTCACTTCTTCGCTGCCGAGCCAAATGCGAGGGCCCGAAAGAGTAATCGTCAGGGTCGCGGCGAGTTGAGCTACTTGATCGGCATCGGCTTCGGTTAGTTGCTGGCGGAGCGCGGCCAATGTCACTGCGCGATACATCGCGCCCGTATCCAAAAACTGAAAACCGAGTCGCTCGGCCAGCACACGTGCGATGCTGCTCTTGCCAGCGCCAGCGGGTCCATCAATCGTGACAATCATGCCTCGTTCCTGCGGGCTCTCAATTCCAAATCACAGCTTTGCTCGGCTACTGATCGCATTCATTTGAACTTCTGCCTCGGCAACCTAAAAACGGGCCACAATCTCTTGCCACTCGTAGTCGCCGAGATCAATCGACAGCTTGCCTTGCTCGGTCGCCAGATCGCTGAGCACGTTTCCTTGCAGATCGATCTTCGAGCCACTCTTCAAATCGCGAAACGCCGAGAGCTTCACCTTCACGCCACTTCCCGAGGTTTCGAGCAGTCGCGCACGAAGTCCAGTCACCTTACCGTTTTCCACCAGTGGCGACAGGCTTGTCACCAGCACATTGCGGCAATCGACATGCAGCAGCCAGCCCCACAAATTTCCTTTCGGCGCGGCACAGGGCCGGATAATCGGCGGGGAGATCAGGCTGATCGCTTCGTGGAGCGGATGAGCCAAATCGATCCCTACACCGAACTTGAACCGACGAGCCGTTTCGCCACGCGAGATCAAAATCGTATCGAGCATGTTGTCTTGATGACGGCGATGAAACGCGAGACCACCAGTCAAAATTGTGGTGCTCGATTTCACTCCCACAAAGTCGACATAGTGAGGCGATTCGATGCGGCTTGCTTTCGACAGCTGACGCGTTTCGTGCAGGGTGGTGTAGACATCGGCTGCCGGATCAGACCACGCAAATCGCGAGCAGAAATAGGAATTCCAGGGATCGCTTTTGGGCTCTTCCTGCGGATCGAGTTCTACTTCCACTTGCAGCACGCGGCTGCCACGCACACAGCGGAACGTTTGGGTGTAGCCGCAAAGATTCTTCCCCTCGAGATCCATCAAGCGACCGGTCACCACAATCTCTCCCAAGGTGCTGGTCGCGGAAGTGGTGGTGATCGAATCGGCCGCCATCACGCTGTAGGTCGCCGTCTCATCAGGATCGCGATACACATCGCCCGTTTTTTGTTTCGCCCCTGGCATGCGAAACGCCAACTGCTGCGAGAGCCGATTGCCGCGACTGCTGTACTCATACAAAGCTGCCAGCGCGCCGGTGGTGGGATTGATTACTGCTTCGAAGAACTCGTTGCGCAGCGTGTTATCTTCCACCAGCAGCAGCTGTTTTTTGGCAGCGACCGACGACTTCGAGGGGGTAACGTAGACAAAGCCATACGCCGGTGGATCGACAACCGACTGCATTCCACCAAGGTGCGACGAAGCTGCATAAACGGGTCGCTCGATCGCCGGTTCGGCCTTCACATTGTCGGTCACCACACCGACGCGTCGCACAAAGGCGAGCGGATTGAGCACCACCGCCGAGTTTCCTGCGCCAACTTGGGCGCCGATCGCTTTGGCGAATGCATCTCCCGCCAGCTTCAGCTGCTCTTCAGCTTGCGGCATTTGCTCCGCCAGCTTTTCCTCGGTGATCGCGCCGGGCAGAAGCGCCGAGTTCGAAGCTGCGGGAGGTGTCCCCGCAACGAGAGCCGCGATCGTACTGGCCGAAGTGGCGGCCAGTGTTTGGTAATACGTTTTCCAGTACTTCACACTCGTGCTGATCGGGTCGCTATGGCGGCGAATGATCGCCTGCTTGAGATAGGGGGAGCGATACCGATCGGCATCGAGCCGCTCCATTTGGCTCGGCTTGGTGGTGCTTGCAAAGTAGTCGTCCAGCGTGATGAATTTGCCAAGCGCGGCTGTGTAACTGGCAATGCGACGCAAATCGTTCATCCAGACACTCGAGGCCGATGGCCAGTGTGCAAGCGCCAAGGTGGCGACATGATCGGCATCCATCGATTCGCCCAATTTCACGGCGAGCGAAAGAAACGTTTGAGGCTTCGAAGCGTCGAGCGAAGTGCGGGCAATCGAGTCGATCGCCCGGCCATCCAGACCTTCCCACTGAATCTTCAGCTGCGTGGTTTCGGGAAGTTTCCCTTCGTCGAACAACTGATGAACGGCCGCTGTATAGCCCGACTGCTGCAGAATGCCGGGGAGCAGCGGAGTGAGGCCATAGCGCCAGCGAGCAAATACTTTGGGACGCGATCCGAGATGCTGTTCGTAGGTGGCACGTCCACGAATGAGCTGCGCGGTGGCTGTTTCGAGCGAGAGAAGCGGCAACCGCGACTCATCGTACTCGCCCCCCAAGATCGCCAGCGTTTTACGCTCAATGGCTGTTTTCAGCGCCTCAAGCGTGGCCGGAAAACGGGCGGCAATCTCATCGACCAATTGCCCCGAAAGGAGCACGTTCTTGGGAGCGGGCTGCGCGACTTCGTCGGCCAGTTCTTTGCCAAGCGTGACAGCGGTGGTCATCACCAGATCGACGATAAACGCATCGACGGGATAATAGTGGTCGCGCTCTTCGGCCAGCACACTGAAACAAGCGGTGAGCTTCTCTTTTGCGACATCGTTCTCGCCGCGACAAAGGGCCTGGGCAGCGGCCACCACGGTCGACTGAAAATAGGCTTCGTCGAGATTGCTGCTGTAACGCATCTGACGCGTGAGAAGCTCGATCTGCAGGTAGCAGTAGCCGAGCGCTAAAAAGTCGGCCACGAGTTCTTGATCGACGGGACCTTCCACGCGCGAGGCAAGCCCGGCCAGCGCAGTCTCGATGATCTCGCTCCGCACCAATGTTTTGCGAATGATCACCCCACCCTCTTGCTTCACACGCTGGGCAAAGCCAGTTGGAAGCTGCGACGAGGAGACACTGGGGACCACAATCAGTCGGCTAACCACTTCGCTGGGTGGGTCGTCGACACGGCGCCAAGTCGGCACCTTACCTGCAGCGTTAATCAGTTCCGGATGCCAAAGCGAGGTCCAACTGGCGAGCAAACTTTGAGCATCGTCACCTTCGTGGTAGGTCGGAAAATCCTCCAAGCTGTGACAAGGGAGCAAAATCATCAGCTCTTGGTAGGACATGATCAGGCTGGCCAGTCTTCTCGGGGAATCGGTGGGAGGGGATCGACCGCTATGCGTTTTTTAGGACCTGTCCACGATACTCGCTCGACAGGCGAGCGTACAGAAGTGCCTGCCCTGGCAGCACTTGACAGAGCATGACAGGCCCCTGCGGCATCCAGCTTTCAGCGAACTCTAAAGAACCACTACAAAGAAGTACAAAAACACCTCTTGAGAAGTATATCATTGCGGCTTACAAATCGTATCGCCTGACAAAAAGTGTTCCCCGATTCGCCACTCTTGTTTCTCACTAAGCAGGTGCCGCATGGATCAAACAGCTTTGAAGGAGTGGCTCCACGAGCCGCGCTTGAAACTTACTGAAGCGATTGTGGCGGGACTCGAGCAGCATTTGAAATCGTTGGAAACGGCGGAGCAGCCGTTTTATGGCTATTCGATCCTGCTGGGGGAGCGTTTTAGCCCCGGTGAACTCGTCGGAGTCACCAACCGCGAGGAGGATCTCGAGGTCGAAGCCGATGACCCGATGTATACCTATTACCGCTACAACGTCGACGAATGGCAGCAGTGGGATCACGAGCAGTTCACCGATGCCAATCGCCTGCTCGCGGCGCTCGATCTCGAGTTTAAGTCGAAGCATCAGCGGCAGGGGAAAGAATTCATATTCGACGAGATCGAACATCTGTATGCCGATCTGATCCTGGAGGCGATCTTGCAAGGGATGGTTGCAGCCAAAGCGCAGGGGCTCTTTGGAAAAGACGAGCGGTTCCTGGTGATCTGGATTGCAGGCTCTCCGGGCGAGATCACCATGCAATCGCTCAAAACACTGAATTCTCCCAAGGTCGTGAAGGCTTTCATCGAAGAATTTGGCGAAGACTTTTAAGCCGACGGTTGTAATTTGGCGACGGCCCGGGAAAACTCACAAGCCACCACCACTTCGCTCTCATTGTCGGGCAAATGCC
This window of the Pirellula staleyi DSM 6068 genome carries:
- a CDS encoding DUF6666 family protein, translated to MRISHRNFSTLAAICLLLAGAGGSLFAQSSRPTQWSPTRPAARAARPPVAREVQEVAYDEQSTDVSAEYEEEGYDEPAPARVPRAERRAVNQRARPQSNATAVGTGVRSSVRQTAYDTFPGETVMAEGESIVVGEAHLAAGETYYEGEIPYGVMPQSGPMADCNVCGPGGCGLFGCPSCPPQGKPCCICIPCPTLETLELHAGVHGFTGPANRGGTSSFGFHEGFNWGTPLYLLGIAGQIGVSGTHSNFDGSSITENDRNQMFVTAGLYRRVDCGLQMGVVMDYLHDEWDYAVDLVQLRGEISYRLNECNEFGFWFTQGMNDDSDVARQTIPGTAGQTFVDREVNFEITDLYAFFFRRQFRCGGEGRIYGGFTGESQGLVGGDLRIQLNQKWALENTFIYVTSGGDENVPDYQEDSWNVAIQMVWTPFAGRRGSCVPHPCRALLPVAHNGNFITRLDQP
- a CDS encoding DUF1559 domain-containing protein gives rise to the protein MRRARAAGFTLVELLVVIAIIGVLVALLLPAVQAAREAARRMSCSNNLKQLGIAVHNYHDITQNFPISIGPWPEGSSYTAERNGKGWIVSILPQMEQMPLFEALSIGFVGDFNSGGGIMRAECRNAMKTQVPALYCPSDPDSKKNRTDRTQWSGIEVALTSYKGVLGNNRMGGSSSIHQGPADCHNTINCSGMFYRNNYQDRLTFAAVTDGTSNTLMIGEDVPSENTHSVAYYANGDYCSTHGPINYFPKPTNPTFWPNVMTFRSRHPGIAQFALADGSVRNISQTIDINLYQALATKAGAEAVSPP
- a CDS encoding lysophospholipid acyltransferase family protein, which gives rise to MKRTLAQRLFYDALRIFSRIFAVLFYRLRYQGTSHYPLEGGGLVCSNHQSYLDPVLVGMTCPRRMNYLARDTLFTGRFGWLIRFLDAIPIDREGSGLSGIKETLRRLKAGELVLIFPEGTRTEDGELLPIKSGFCSIARRSKQPLIPVGIDGAWQVWPRKSKYPRLGRLAVVIGEPISPESMESLSDDELVKIVRSRIAAAHAEARKLCQ
- a CDS encoding DUF4303 domain-containing protein, whose protein sequence is MDQTALKEWLHEPRLKLTEAIVAGLEQHLKSLETAEQPFYGYSILLGERFSPGELVGVTNREEDLEVEADDPMYTYYRYNVDEWQQWDHEQFTDANRLLAALDLEFKSKHQRQGKEFIFDEIEHLYADLILEAILQGMVAAKAQGLFGKDERFLVIWIAGSPGEITMQSLKTLNSPKVVKAFIEEFGEDF
- the cmk gene encoding (d)CMP kinase, which encodes MIVTIDGPAGAGKSSIARVLAERLGFQFLDTGAMYRAVTLAALRQQLTEADADQVAQLAATLTITLSGPRIWLGSEEVTAEIRSQAVNKHVAIAASNPAVRSLMVDQQRAIGARGNTVTEGRDQGTVVFPQAECKIFLTASPLERARRRHAQLQERGDTTPLEEVLEQQSLRDHRDSTRAVGPLKQPPGSEVVVTDGLSPAEVVARLEAIVRRCQALSQSAAG